CCGCCCACTGTCTCGCCGACGAAGTGGACCTTCTGCACCTTCAGGTGGTCTAGGAGGCGCGCCACGTCCGTGGCGAAGCCCTCCACCGACCACGGATAACCCGACGGTGGCGCCGTGGAGTCGCCGAAGCCACGGGCATCCATCCGTATCACGCGGTAGTGGCGAGCCAGGATGGGCACCCAGGCCCACCAGAAGCGGTGATTCTTGCCGTTGCCGTGGTGGAGAAGGACGGTGTCAGGCGTGCGCCAGGGATCAGTGAAATCGTCAACACAGAAAAACATCTCCAGGGCGTCATCAATGCGGACGGTGGGCATAGAGGTCTCCTTTCAACCAAGTAGATGCGGGCCGCGCCTATGCTACATCAGCAGGCATCTGAGGGCAAGGCTTGGGCGAGGCGGACGACGCATCCAACGTCGCTCTGTCCCGTGGCCGGGCGCGGTGGACGAGTCAGCGTATTTCCCAAAAAATTCCCCTGAAACTCGCTGGGCGCATAGCTGGAAAATTACACGATTGCGCTATAATAAAAAAAGAGCGTTATAAGACTCAATGGTCACCATCCTAAAAGAAAGCGGAGCAAACACCCCTGAAATGAGCAGGGACACAATTGACCTCGATCACCAAAGCATCGTCTCTCCTCGGAATCTTCTCCGGCGGCGAGCATTTGTCACCGCTGTCGTCTTTTGCAAGTCCTCCATCTTTTCGGTCCCTGCTCAACCTCCCTGTAACTGGATGATTATTCCTTGACTCATCCTTATCACGAAAGGGGGTGACCCCACATGCCAGCAGCCAAGAAGGCCGCCAAGAAGGGCAAGAAGTAGCCCGACGCCCGGCGACCCAAAAGCAGAGAGACCTCGGCGGGAGGTCTCTCTGCTTTTAATGAAGGAATGTACTCTGGCCTCGCTCGGAGCAGTTGTGGTAGCATAACGAACAAATTGGGGCCTGGCCCGGAAAACCGTCCGCAGTAATTCTGCGTACTCTCTAGTGAAGGCCGGGCCCGGCACGAGGTTGCCGGTGGACTATACTCCGTTACAGGATGAAGACCTGGCGGCGCGCATCGCCCTGGGGGACCGAGAGGCGTTGGGCCTGATTTATGACCGGTACGCTCGCTTGGTGTTTTCGGTGAGTCTGCGCCTGCTCAGAGACAGTACGGTGGCGGAGGAGACCACGCAAGAGGTCTTTGTAAACCTATGGCTCCACGCGGGAACGTATCATGCGGACAAAGGCAAGTTTTCCACATGGCTGCTGAGCATCGCGCACAACCGCGCGGTGGACCAGCTCCGCCGCATGATCCGGGAGGGCAAGACCGTGCCGCTGGAAGGCCCCGAGATGGATCATGCCGCCTCGGATGGGCCGGACCCCGCGCAGGAGACCGCGCTCCTGGCGGACCGCCGGGCCGTCCGGCGTGGAGTGGACCAGTTGCCGCCTTTGCAACGCGAGGTCCTGGTCATGGCCTACTATCAAGGCCTCACCCAGGTGGAAATCGCGAACCAGTTGGGAGCGCCACTGGGGACTGTCAAGACGCGTATGCGTTTGGGTCTGCTTAAAATGCGGGACTTGCTCAGGAACCTCAATAGGGAGGAGAGCGATTCACGGTGATCAACGGTAGACGTCGCAGCCCACTGATCACGTGCGAGGATATGGGAGACCTCCTGGCGCCGTATGTCCTGGGGGCGCTGGACGCACTGGACAGAAGGCCTGTCGAGGACCATATGCGGGCGTGCGCCCCCTGCGCTCAGTTGGCGCACGAGTACCAGACGATAGCGTCGTCCCTGGCGTACGGCGTGTCCCTGGTCGAGCCGCCCCCCTCGCTGAAAGAACGGATCATGGCGCAAGTCGCGGTCATGCCACAGGCTGCCCGACCGCCGGCGCCTCCCCTAAGTCGCTGGCAGCGCCTGCGGGAGGGGCTGGACGTGTTCCTTAGACCACACGCCGCGGCGGTGGCCATGGCAGGCGCTTTGGGCATCGTCGCGCTGGCCATCTGGATCAGCGTCCTGCAGACGGAGATCTCCAACGGGCGCTCCGCAAACCAGGCGATGGCCTGGACTCTGGAGCAGCAGCAGCAAACGCTTGCCTGGGCCACCACACCCGCGGTGCGCAGGTACGCGATGGACGGCACCGAGTCAGCGCCGACCGCGTGGGCGACCATGCTGTATAAGCCCGCGCACGAAGAGGCCATGCTGGTGGCTGGAGACATGCCGGCCCTCCCTTCGACAAAGGTCTATCAGCTCTGGCTCGTCCAGGATGGAGTGCGCACGAGCGGCGGCACGTTTACCGTGGACGCCAACGGGCGTGGACAGGTGTTGGTCCGCGCGCCCCTGCCCATCACGTCATACCAGTCTATGGGCGTGACCGTGGAACCGATGGGCGGCAGCCCCGGCCCTACAGGCGCACGCGTGCTCAGAGGTCCATCCCAGAACAACCCATAGGAACAAGGCCTTATTCAAGGGAAACGAGGGCTGAAAACAGGGTGCGTGGCGGATGGCGGGCAGGTTCAGCGCCGTGACGAAGCGGAAAAAGGACGAATATGAGCTCGGGTAAAACGCGATGGCTTCTGGCAGCCATCGCCCTGGTGACGGCATTGCCCCCCGTTGTTGGTGTGTACCTCTGGCTCCAGAGCTGCGGGGCCAGGCAGCGCACATAAGGCCCACGAGCGCTTCCCTGGCTGGGCCGTCGCGCTTGTGCTACCATTGATGTCACGGCTAGCCGGGGAGGGACATGAAATGCTCGCTGTCCAGACAAAGGCCTTCAAGGAATGGGCCATCACGATACAGGCGCTTAGCGAAGGACGTCAGGTCCTGCTCCTGCGCAAGGGCGGCATCTATGAGGCGGGCGGCCGCTTCCAGGTGACTTCCCCAGAGTTCTTCCTGTATCCCACCCTTGAGCACCAGCGCGCCGACTTGCTGAAGCCCGAGTACCAACCGTGGCTGGCCCGCCTGCTGGCTGAGGACAGAAGCGACGGCAAGACGGTGACGCTCACCCACTATGCACGGGTCACCGACGTCTTTCAGGTCACCGAGCCGGCCAAGCTCAATGCGCTCGCTCCCTACCACATATGGAGCGACGCCTATGCGGAGGTCCGCCTCCACTGGAAACCGCGCACGCCCGTTTACGTCATGGCGCTGCGGGTCTATCGCCTGGCGCGACCGGACACGCAGCCCATCCTGCCCGCGTATGCGGGCTGCACGTCCTGGCTGGACATGGCGGATGGCATCACCCTGCAGGGCATGACGCCCGTCCTCTCCGACGACCAGTACGAGCAGCGAACACGCCAGATTAAAGAAGCCCTGGACGCGTAATTCACATCAGGACAACACGAAGGCCCCCGACACGCGTCGGGGGCCTTCTCCTTTTGACCGTGATGAGCCGAATGAACACTGGAGTGGTCCCTGTTCGTTCGACTCCTAAAGCCACCCTCGGCGTCGGAACAGGAGAAGCATCACCGCCGCGATAGCCCCGCCGACCACGAAGTGGGCCCAGAAGAGCCACGGTTCGCCCTGAAAGGGAAGCGGCACGTTCATCCCGTAGAGCCCTGAGAAGACCATGAACGGCAACATGACCGTAAAGACGATCGTCAGCACGCGCACGACTTCGTTGGTGCGCTGCACGTTCAACGTCATGTAGGTCTCGTTCAGACCCACGGTGACCTCCTTGGTGTCCTGAAGCTCCGCCCAGATGCGCTGGATGTGGTCAACCACGTCGTCAAAGTAGGCGGACAGGTCTTCATTCATGAAATCGAAGCGCTTGTGGGCCAGGTACTGGAGGACGGCCACCTGGGGCCGGATAATCCGGTGCAGGGCGATGATGTCCCGTCGGAGGATGGAAAGCTCGCGCACCGTCTCTTGCGTGTCCGCCTTCAGGACCTGGTCCTCCACACGCTCCACGTTCGACAGCACCTTGTTGACGATGGGGAAGCAGTAGTCCACCAAACGGTCCAGAATCCGGTATACAAGGTAGCCCGTGCCGCGGCCCATGACGTGCTCGCGAACGCGATGCTCTTCGCGGCACTCCTGAAACAGGCGGACCAGGGGCTTGAGGTCGCCGGCGTGGACGGTGACCACGTAGTCGGCGCCGACGAACATGGTCACCTGGCTTGGCTGGCTCACCCGCGTCTTCTTGTTGAAGACGGGGAAGTGGAAGAGCAGCAGGACATAGTCGTCGTACTCGTCAATCTTCGGGAGTTGGACGCGGCTGACGCAGTCTTCAAGGGCCAGAGGATGAAAGGAGTGGCTATCCCGCAGATAGCCTATCTCCCGGCTGGTAGGGCGCTCGATGTTCACCCAAGTAATCCCATGCCACTTGACGGACGGGAGGTTGGGGTGCCCCGCCTGAGCTTCCGTCGTGACCGCCATGCTCGCCCTTGCCCCCTAGAGCCGCGTTTGCGCAATATCCATTCTAACACGGGCACAAACAGGAGCATCAGCCGCCGGAGTGAGCACGGGCCCTTGTGCGCAAAAGCCTCGTCTTCGCGACGTAGTCCAGCACCGTGCTCACGAACTCCGCATGGCTCCAGCTTAGAGGGGAGACGGACAGCGGCTCACGGGTGTACGGATTCATCTGCTCCCCCAGGACGCCGCTGGGCAAAGCGCAACCCTGGACCCACTCCAGGATTTTGCGCGCCGCATCCAGGTCCGCCAGATCTTCCGCCCGGGCGATATAGTACTGGGCGAGCCAGAGGGTGCAGATGAACCAGGGATTGCCCGGCACATTGGTGATGTCCCCGCTCACCTGGTGAAAATAGTCGTTCTCGTAGCGGGCCATGCCACCCACAGGGGTCCGGACACGCAGACGGTCCGCGATCTGCTCGACGGTGCTGACGATCATGGGGTCCCGAGCCGGAAACATGCCGAAGAGCGTCAGTCCCAGGATGCTGGAGTCCAGAATCGGGTCGGCCTCAAGGGGCTTGTCTCCATCCACTTTAAGGGTGCGCACAAAACAGTTCCGTTTTCGGTCGAACAGGTAGTTGACGGCGGCGTTGCGGATTTCTTCGGCGGCGCGCAGATACTTTTCGCTCAGGTCCTGGTCGCTCAGCATGTGCGCGAAACGGGAGGCCGCTTGCAGGCCCGCCCACACCGCTGCGACTGTCCAGGCGTGGATGCCCCGGCGTTCCTCCCACAGGTCATAGGACGGCGCAGGCAATCCCGTGCGCGGATCGCGGTAGGAAGCAAGGAAGTCGCCCGCCGTCTTGATGAGCGGCCGGTAGAATGGCCGCACGAAGTCCACGTCCTTGTAGCGCTGGTAGTGCCGCCACATGGCATACAGCACCAGGCCCGTCTCGTCCTCCTGAATGGGTAGCTGCTTCTTGCCCTGGGCGTCGGCCCACGGGAGCCAGCTTGACGCCACCGGTCCGGCGGGCGTGTACTTGTGCATGAAATAGCCGTCGCTGGTCAGCAGCGGGATGCAATACTCGAAGAACCGCCGGGTCAGCGTCACGTAGCCCGCCTTGTCCAAGGCGATGGTGGATAGCGCGGCGTCCCTCGGCCACACGTATGCGTAGGTGTCGCGCGCATACGACGCCACCTCCCAGTCGGTGGACGCGACGATGGCGCCTTTATTGTCCACGTGGCTGCGCAGAATCAGAAGGGAGCGTTTGTAGAAGGACTCCAGAGCAGGAGAGAGTTCCGCCACGTTCTCCTCGTCCTTCCGGCACCATACCTGCCAGAAGTTCCGCGTGCGGCTGATGAAACTCTGCGGCCCGCGCGAGCGCACCAGCGTGTCCAGACTCCGCACGTCGCTGACGCTGTCGCCAACAGCGAGCCAATGGTACAGACCGCTAGTGCCGTGCGCGGGCAGCGCACAGCCAAAGGCGAGCGTGGCATCCACCGACCCCTGCGCGACGAGGCCTTGCTCCAGCTTGCCGTCCTCGGCGTCGCGCCACGTGCCCTCGCGCCCTCCGACCTCCGTGACGCCG
This region of Dehalococcoidia bacterium genomic DNA includes:
- a CDS encoding glycoside hydrolase family 15 protein; this encodes MPRSLSIGNGKLQVNFDLDYNLRDIFYHNVGQENHTAGDMCRTGIWVDGRFYWMEHPAWKKDIRYVEDSLVTHVTAVNDEAQLTLVFHDVVDLDRDLFLREVQITNRSDATRDLRFYFHYDLHIYGVRVADTVYYDPDVRALVAFKGQRYFLMNGASGGKIGVDSWAIGVTEVGGREGTWRDAEDGKLEQGLVAQGSVDATLAFGCALPAHGTSGLYHWLAVGDSVSDVRSLDTLVRSRGPQSFISRTRNFWQVWCRKDEENVAELSPALESFYKRSLLILRSHVDNKGAIVASTDWEVASYARDTYAYVWPRDAALSTIALDKAGYVTLTRRFFEYCIPLLTSDGYFMHKYTPAGPVASSWLPWADAQGKKQLPIQEDETGLVLYAMWRHYQRYKDVDFVRPFYRPLIKTAGDFLASYRDPRTGLPAPSYDLWEERRGIHAWTVAAVWAGLQAASRFAHMLSDQDLSEKYLRAAEEIRNAAVNYLFDRKRNCFVRTLKVDGDKPLEADPILDSSILGLTLFGMFPARDPMIVSTVEQIADRLRVRTPVGGMARYENDYFHQVSGDITNVPGNPWFICTLWLAQYYIARAEDLADLDAARKILEWVQGCALPSGVLGEQMNPYTREPLSVSPLSWSHAEFVSTVLDYVAKTRLLRTRARAHSGG
- a CDS encoding anti-sigma factor, coding for MINGRRRSPLITCEDMGDLLAPYVLGALDALDRRPVEDHMRACAPCAQLAHEYQTIASSLAYGVSLVEPPPSLKERIMAQVAVMPQAARPPAPPLSRWQRLREGLDVFLRPHAAAVAMAGALGIVALAIWISVLQTEISNGRSANQAMAWTLEQQQQTLAWATTPAVRRYAMDGTESAPTAWATMLYKPAHEEAMLVAGDMPALPSTKVYQLWLVQDGVRTSGGTFTVDANGRGQVLVRAPLPITSYQSMGVTVEPMGGSPGPTGARVLRGPSQNNP
- a CDS encoding DUF1802 family protein; this translates as MLAVQTKAFKEWAITIQALSEGRQVLLLRKGGIYEAGGRFQVTSPEFFLYPTLEHQRADLLKPEYQPWLARLLAEDRSDGKTVTLTHYARVTDVFQVTEPAKLNALAPYHIWSDAYAEVRLHWKPRTPVYVMALRVYRLARPDTQPILPAYAGCTSWLDMADGITLQGMTPVLSDDQYEQRTRQIKEALDA
- a CDS encoding magnesium transporter CorA family protein — protein: MAVTTEAQAGHPNLPSVKWHGITWVNIERPTSREIGYLRDSHSFHPLALEDCVSRVQLPKIDEYDDYVLLLFHFPVFNKKTRVSQPSQVTMFVGADYVVTVHAGDLKPLVRLFQECREEHRVREHVMGRGTGYLVYRILDRLVDYCFPIVNKVLSNVERVEDQVLKADTQETVRELSILRRDIIALHRIIRPQVAVLQYLAHKRFDFMNEDLSAYFDDVVDHIQRIWAELQDTKEVTVGLNETYMTLNVQRTNEVVRVLTIVFTVMLPFMVFSGLYGMNVPLPFQGEPWLFWAHFVVGGAIAAVMLLLFRRRGWL
- a CDS encoding sigma-70 family RNA polymerase sigma factor; this translates as MDYTPLQDEDLAARIALGDREALGLIYDRYARLVFSVSLRLLRDSTVAEETTQEVFVNLWLHAGTYHADKGKFSTWLLSIAHNRAVDQLRRMIREGKTVPLEGPEMDHAASDGPDPAQETALLADRRAVRRGVDQLPPLQREVLVMAYYQGLTQVEIANQLGAPLGTVKTRMRLGLLKMRDLLRNLNREESDSR